A single region of the Pararhodospirillum photometricum DSM 122 genome encodes:
- the murD gene encoding UDP-N-acetylmuramoyl-L-alanine--D-glutamate ligase, producing MTILSDAYGGQDLAIMGLGKSGMATARALVKSGVRVHAWDDNASLRDAARQEGIPLVNLLDTTDRRSPWPGLCGIVWSPGIPHTHPSVHPVATLARERGVPLFCDIELLMRARRDSFFVGITGTNGKSTTTALIDHLLRQARLPVQVGGNLGIPALSLEPLSFDGTYVLELSSYQLELTPSLDCDVAVMLNITPDHLARHGGMEGYIAAKTRIFAGADRPRTAIIGVDDAPSRRLRDDLARTPVRRIIPISAQGVPQGGVGVSQGKLVDAMTGRPRPILDLASLPTLPGLHNAQNAAAAYAAARARGVDARTIAKALATYPGLPHRQEQVATLGGVRFVNDSKGTNADATEKALGCYDTIYWIAGGQAKEGGITSLEPLFGRLRQAFLIGDATALFEETLRGKVATQRCGTLERAVSAAAALAWKEGRPGAVVLLSPACASWDQFKSFEHRGEVFRSLVAALSPPGGRP from the coding sequence GTGACGATCCTCAGCGACGCCTACGGCGGACAGGATCTAGCGATCATGGGCCTCGGGAAATCGGGGATGGCCACGGCACGCGCCCTCGTCAAATCGGGGGTGCGGGTGCACGCCTGGGACGACAACGCTTCCTTGCGCGACGCCGCCCGCCAGGAAGGGATTCCCCTTGTCAATCTGCTGGACACCACGGACCGCCGCTCGCCCTGGCCGGGGCTGTGCGGCATCGTCTGGAGCCCTGGCATTCCTCACACCCACCCCAGCGTCCATCCTGTCGCCACGCTGGCGCGGGAACGGGGCGTGCCCTTGTTCTGCGATATCGAACTGTTGATGCGGGCCCGCCGGGACAGCTTTTTTGTCGGCATCACAGGGACCAACGGCAAGTCCACGACCACGGCGTTGATCGACCACCTGCTGCGTCAGGCCCGCCTGCCGGTGCAGGTGGGGGGCAACCTGGGGATTCCAGCCCTGTCCCTGGAACCGCTTTCCTTCGACGGCACCTACGTGCTGGAGCTGTCATCGTACCAGCTGGAATTGACTCCTTCCCTCGATTGCGATGTCGCGGTGATGCTCAACATCACACCCGATCATTTGGCCCGTCACGGGGGTATGGAGGGATACATTGCAGCCAAGACGCGCATCTTCGCCGGGGCCGACCGGCCGCGCACCGCGATCATCGGTGTGGATGACGCGCCGTCCCGGCGCCTGCGCGACGATCTGGCCCGCACGCCGGTGCGCCGGATCATTCCCATCTCGGCCCAGGGCGTTCCCCAAGGGGGGGTGGGCGTGAGCCAGGGCAAGTTGGTCGATGCCATGACGGGCCGCCCCCGCCCCATCCTTGATCTCGCCAGCCTGCCGACCCTTCCCGGCCTCCATAACGCGCAAAACGCCGCAGCCGCCTACGCGGCAGCGCGGGCCCGGGGCGTGGACGCCCGAACGATCGCCAAGGCCCTGGCCACCTATCCCGGCCTGCCCCACCGACAAGAGCAGGTGGCCACCTTGGGCGGCGTGCGCTTTGTCAACGACAGCAAGGGCACCAATGCCGATGCCACAGAGAAGGCCCTGGGCTGTTACGACACGATTTACTGGATCGCCGGCGGCCAAGCGAAGGAGGGCGGCATCACGAGCCTGGAGCCCTTGTTCGGACGCCTGCGCCAAGCCTTTCTGATTGGCGACGCCACCGCCTTGTTCGAGGAGACCCTGCGCGGCAAGGTCGCAACCCAGCGCTGCGGCACCTTGGAGCGCGCGGTGAGCGCGGCGGCCGCCTTGGCCTGGAAGGAAGGACGACCGGGGGCCGTGGTGCTGCTCTCGCCGGCCTGTGCCTCGTGGGACCAGTTCAAGAGCTTTGAGCATCGTGGGGAAGTCTTTCGGTCGCTGGTGGCCGCCCTATCGCCCCCGGGAGGCCGCCCATGA
- the mraY gene encoding phospho-N-acetylmuramoyl-pentapeptide-transferase, whose protein sequence is MLFHLSDFADHLSALNVFRYLTFRAAGAVITALLVAFLLGPSLIAWLKRVQHEGQPIRADGPESHLLTKKGTPTMGGVLILLGVAVATLLWADLSNQFVWAALALTLGYGAIGFADDFLKVTKRNSKGLPGRLKILGQVSLALIVTLWVVSLEAEAQATALALPFFKDILIQMGWFYVPFAVFVMVGASNAVNLTDGLDGLAIVPVMIAAGVFMLIAYLVGNMIFANYLQIHFVPGTGELAVFCGALVGAALGFLWFNAPPAQVFMGDTGSLSMGGALGVLSVVTKHEMVLAIVGGLFVLETVSVIVQVTSYKLTGKRVFRMAPLHHHFEKKGWAEPTIVIRFWIIALILALVGLSTLKLR, encoded by the coding sequence ATGCTTTTTCATCTGTCAGACTTCGCGGATCACCTGAGCGCCTTGAACGTCTTTCGCTACCTGACGTTTCGGGCGGCGGGAGCGGTGATCACCGCGTTGCTGGTGGCCTTTTTGCTGGGCCCGTCGCTGATTGCCTGGCTCAAACGCGTTCAGCACGAAGGCCAGCCCATCCGGGCCGATGGCCCCGAAAGCCACCTGTTGACCAAGAAGGGCACGCCGACCATGGGCGGGGTGCTCATTTTGCTGGGGGTGGCGGTGGCCACCTTGTTGTGGGCCGACTTGTCCAACCAGTTTGTCTGGGCGGCCCTGGCCTTGACCTTGGGCTATGGCGCCATCGGCTTTGCCGATGACTTTTTGAAGGTGACCAAGCGCAACTCCAAGGGTTTGCCGGGTCGTCTCAAAATACTGGGCCAAGTCTCCCTGGCGCTGATCGTGACCTTGTGGGTGGTCTCGTTGGAGGCGGAAGCCCAGGCCACCGCTCTCGCCCTGCCCTTTTTCAAGGATATCTTGATTCAGATGGGCTGGTTTTATGTGCCATTTGCCGTGTTTGTCATGGTTGGCGCTTCCAATGCCGTCAACCTGACCGATGGCCTGGATGGTCTGGCCATCGTACCGGTGATGATTGCGGCGGGGGTGTTCATGCTGATAGCCTACTTGGTGGGCAACATGATCTTCGCGAATTACCTGCAAATCCATTTCGTGCCGGGCACCGGCGAGTTGGCGGTGTTTTGTGGGGCCTTGGTGGGGGCGGCGCTGGGGTTCTTGTGGTTTAACGCGCCCCCGGCCCAGGTGTTCATGGGCGACACCGGTTCCTTGTCCATGGGGGGAGCGCTGGGCGTTTTAAGCGTTGTAACCAAGCATGAGATGGTCTTGGCGATCGTCGGTGGCTTGTTTGTGCTCGAAACCGTTTCGGTCATCGTGCAGGTCACCAGCTACAAATTAACCGGCAAGCGTGTGTTCCGCATGGCTCCTTTGCACCATCACTTCGAGAAGAAGGGCTGGGCCGAGCCGACAATTGTGATTCGCTTCTGGATTATCGCCTTGATTTTGGCCCTTGTCGGCCTTTCCACTTTAAAATTGCGTTAA
- a CDS encoding UDP-N-acetylmuramoyl-tripeptide--D-alanyl-D-alanine ligase: MTTVTAAHLEYFPTVEAIADAKAEILEGLEPGGVAVFNHDIRHFERLYRHARRLGVERVISFGQHIGAQARLLDCAVDKDGTVVLALVGDEALSYTLPVAGRHWALNSLGVLALGQSLGFDPTRAARALARLEVPAGRGRRHTVSRAEGSLTLLDESYNASPESMIAALLALSQTRPGPGGRRVAVLGDMLELGTQAPALHAGLARTVLDRGVDLVYTAGPLMAHLDAALPASVRGAHAPDAEALARIVSDAVRPGDVVMVKGSHGSKVGRVVAALLAPSRPETGAGAPLGH; the protein is encoded by the coding sequence ATCACCACGGTGACGGCGGCCCACCTGGAATACTTTCCCACCGTGGAGGCCATTGCCGACGCCAAGGCCGAAATCCTGGAGGGACTGGAGCCCGGAGGCGTGGCGGTGTTCAACCATGACATCCGGCACTTTGAGCGCCTGTATCGCCATGCCCGACGGTTGGGCGTCGAGCGGGTGATCAGCTTTGGCCAGCATATCGGGGCCCAGGCCCGGCTGCTCGATTGCGCGGTGGACAAGGACGGCACCGTGGTCCTGGCCCTGGTGGGCGACGAGGCCCTGTCCTACACCCTGCCGGTGGCGGGGCGGCACTGGGCCCTCAACAGCTTGGGCGTCTTGGCCCTGGGGCAATCCTTGGGCTTTGACCCGACGCGGGCGGCCCGGGCCTTGGCACGCCTTGAGGTTCCGGCCGGGCGCGGGCGGCGCCACACCGTTTCCAGGGCCGAAGGCTCCCTCACGCTCCTTGACGAGAGCTATAACGCGAGCCCCGAGAGCATGATCGCCGCCCTTCTGGCCTTGTCGCAAACGCGCCCCGGCCCCGGGGGGCGTCGGGTCGCGGTGTTGGGAGACATGTTGGAACTGGGGACGCAAGCCCCAGCCTTGCATGCCGGACTTGCCCGCACGGTCCTGGATCGCGGTGTCGATCTGGTTTATACGGCCGGCCCCCTGATGGCCCACCTTGATGCGGCCCTGCCGGCCTCGGTCCGCGGCGCCCACGCGCCCGACGCCGAGGCCCTGGCCCGGATCGTTTCGGACGCGGTGCGTCCTGGCGATGTGGTGATGGTCAAGGGATCGCATGGCAGCAAGGTGGGTCGGGTTGTGGCCGCCTTGCTTGCTCCTTCCCGCCCCGAGACCGGCGCCGGCGCGCCCCTTGGACATTGA
- a CDS encoding Mur ligase family protein, translated as MSPSSRPPLWTAPEAALALDLPAVGEWKAHGVVIDSRQVRPGDLFVALPGERTDGHAFVAAALAAGAVAALVARVPDGVDPERLLVVEDVVAGLTQLARAARQRFKGIVVGVTGSVGKTGTKEMLALALGESCRVHATEGNLNNHLGVPLTLARLPADAGAAVIEMGMNHAGEIAXPGPAGPTAWGDHHHGDGGPPGILSHRGGHCRRQGRNPGGTGARRRGGVQP; from the coding sequence ATGAGCCCTTCCTCCCGCCCTCCCCTGTGGACGGCGCCCGAGGCTGCGCTTGCCCTGGATCTTCCCGCCGTTGGCGAGTGGAAGGCCCACGGCGTGGTCATTGACAGCCGTCAGGTCCGCCCGGGCGACCTGTTCGTGGCCCTGCCCGGCGAGCGCACCGATGGGCACGCCTTTGTCGCGGCCGCCCTGGCGGCCGGCGCTGTGGCGGCCCTGGTGGCGCGGGTGCCCGATGGGGTTGATCCCGAGCGCCTTTTGGTGGTCGAGGACGTTGTGGCCGGCCTCACCCAACTGGCCCGGGCGGCGCGCCAGCGCTTCAAGGGCATCGTGGTGGGGGTGACGGGCTCGGTGGGCAAGACGGGCACCAAGGAGATGCTGGCCCTGGCCCTGGGCGAGAGTTGCCGCGTCCATGCCACCGAGGGCAACCTCAACAACCATCTCGGCGTGCCCCTCACCCTGGCCCGCCTGCCGGCCGACGCCGGGGCGGCGGTGATCGAGATGGGCATGAACCATGCTGGCGAGATTGCTYCCCCTGGCCCGGCTGGCCCGACCGCATGGGGTGATCATCACCACGGTGACGGCGGCCCACCTGGAATACTTTCCCACCGTGGAGGCCATTGCCGACGCCAAGGCCGAAATCCTGGAGGGACTGGAGCCCGGAGGCGTGGCGGTGTTCAACCATGA
- a CDS encoding UDP-N-acetylmuramoyl-L-alanyl-D-glutamate--2,6-diaminopimelate ligase gives MRLADAFTVLGLPVPAGLDPTLTLTGLTADSRAVAPGMLFAALVGQKGDGRSYIPQALAAGACAVLALPDTQVPKGTVLIGVGEPRRALALLAAAFYGPTPQPLVAVTGTNGKTSTVTFAAALWRHLGQAGAASLGTLGVHGAGFDRPGSLTTPDPVVLHRILAELAQAGAGPVAMEASSHGLEQDRLAGVRLAAGAITNITRDHLDHHGTMEAYRAAKFRLFIDVLPEGAAAVINADIPEAGTLVAMARARSLRLLRYGRIGEELRLVSTTPLPHGQRVTLDILGERIEVELPLAGLFQVYNALAALGLVLGAASKAEASYLERAVEGLAHLPGVPGRLEKVAQRRNGATVYVDYAHTPDALETVLQALRPHCAERLVCVFGCGGDRDPGKRPLMGALAAQLADAVVVTDDNPRSEDPASIRAQILAACPQAQEIGDRGRAICESVARLAAGDVLVIAGKGHETGQTIGSVTHPFNDAEHARDAVRKEDA, from the coding sequence TTGCGGCTCGCTGATGCCTTCACGGTCCTGGGCCTGCCGGTGCCGGCGGGTCTTGACCCGACCCTCACCCTGACGGGCCTGACCGCGGACTCGCGGGCGGTCGCGCCGGGCATGCTTTTTGCGGCACTGGTCGGTCAGAAGGGGGACGGTCGCAGTTATATCCCGCAAGCACTGGCGGCCGGGGCCTGCGCGGTGCTGGCCCTGCCCGACACCCAGGTGCCCAAGGGTACGGTCTTGATCGGCGTTGGCGAACCGCGCCGGGCCCTGGCCTTGCTGGCGGCCGCGTTTTATGGCCCCACGCCCCAGCCCCTGGTCGCGGTGACCGGGACCAACGGCAAGACCTCGACGGTCACCTTTGCCGCGGCCTTGTGGCGTCATCTGGGGCAGGCCGGCGCCGCCAGTCTGGGCACCTTGGGAGTGCACGGGGCGGGCTTTGACCGACCGGGGTCGCTCACCACCCCCGACCCGGTGGTGCTGCATCGGATCTTGGCCGAGTTGGCTCAGGCCGGCGCCGGGCCGGTGGCGATGGAGGCCTCGTCGCATGGCCTGGAGCAAGACCGGCTGGCCGGCGTGCGGCTGGCGGCCGGAGCCATCACCAACATCACCCGCGACCACCTGGACCACCACGGCACCATGGAAGCGTACCGGGCGGCGAAATTCCGGCTGTTCATCGACGTGCTGCCCGAGGGGGCGGCAGCGGTGATCAATGCCGACATTCCCGAGGCGGGCACCTTAGTTGCCATGGCCCGCGCCCGCTCCTTGCGCCTGCTGCGCTATGGCCGGATTGGCGAGGAGCTTCGGTTGGTCTCGACCACGCCTTTGCCCCATGGCCAACGGGTGACGCTTGACATTTTGGGGGAACGAATCGAGGTCGAGCTGCCCCTGGCCGGCCTGTTCCAGGTCTATAATGCGCTGGCGGCCCTGGGCTTGGTCCTCGGCGCCGCGTCGAAGGCAGAGGCCTCTTATCTCGAGAGAGCCGTGGAGGGTCTGGCCCACCTGCCTGGCGTGCCGGGGCGTCTGGAAAAGGTGGCCCAGCGGCGCAACGGCGCCACGGTGTATGTGGACTATGCCCACACCCCCGATGCCCTGGAAACCGTTCTTCAGGCCTTGCGCCCCCATTGCGCCGAGCGGCTGGTCTGCGTGTTTGGCTGCGGCGGGGACCGGGACCCGGGCAAACGTCCCTTGATGGGAGCCCTGGCGGCCCAGTTGGCCGACGCGGTGGTGGTCACCGACGACAACCCGCGCTCCGAGGATCCGGCGTCCATTCGCGCCCAGATCCTGGCCGCCTGCCCGCAGGCCCAGGAGATCGGCGACCGGGGCCGGGCGATCTGCGAGAGTGTGGCGCGGCTTGCGGCGGGCGACGTGCTGGTGATCGCCGGCAAGGGACACGAGACCGGCCAGACCATCGGGAGCGTCACCCATCCGTTCAACGACGCCGAGCACGCCCGGGACGCGGTGCGAAAGGAGGACGCATGA
- a CDS encoding peptidoglycan D,D-transpeptidase FtsI family protein — MIGPFKKRRRPFAYPGEEIRLPGSGPAPRAPREQNASSRGIETGRLRLLVTACLFLVAYSVVTGRLVQLMVLAPWAAEEPAQASAPDPVPLEVRMNRADIVDRNGLVLATNLPTVNLIADTRAVPEHDLQRAIRVLPTLFPEMSSEDLKTKLVPGKAFVYLRRNLTPVEQQAVNDLGIPGLHFERSERRVYPAGRLVAHVVGATDIDNRGIAGLEKSFDTALTSGQGALHLSLDLRLQHAAHQVLSDAITRFEAQGGAALVMDARTAEVLAMVSLPDYEPEKIGETTEDARFNRATLGVYELGSVFKVFNTAMAIDAGMRITESFDAANPIRISRFTITDFHPEGRWLTVPEILEHSSNIGSARMAMVVGTERQQEFLARMGLLEPLPFELPEVGRPLVPKVWREINTMTISFGHGLSVTPLHLITGVSALLNGGLYHAPTLLKTDPNAPPEGRRVFSEANSIRMRAMMRLVVEAGSGKSADIKGYYVGGKTGSAEKQLRGGGYAKDAVLTSFVAGFPITDPRYIVLVVLDDPKAVKGTYGFRTAGWNATPAAGKLIAEIAPILGVAPVYTSPAGAFDPTLIRQVGLKLDDATEDKHLAAR, encoded by the coding sequence ATGATCGGTCCGTTTAAAAAACGTCGACGCCCCTTTGCCTATCCTGGCGAAGAGATTCGCCTGCCGGGCTCGGGCCCGGCGCCGCGTGCTCCACGCGAGCAAAACGCCTCCAGCCGCGGCATCGAAACCGGGCGCTTGCGCCTGCTGGTGACCGCCTGCTTGTTCCTTGTGGCCTACAGCGTGGTCACCGGGCGCTTGGTCCAGTTGATGGTCCTGGCACCGTGGGCGGCGGAAGAGCCGGCCCAGGCCAGCGCCCCCGACCCGGTGCCGCTGGAAGTGCGCATGAATCGGGCCGACATTGTCGATCGCAACGGGCTGGTGCTGGCCACCAACCTGCCCACGGTCAACCTGATCGCCGACACCCGGGCCGTGCCCGAGCACGACTTGCAGCGCGCCATCCGGGTTTTGCCCACCTTGTTCCCGGAGATGAGCAGCGAGGACCTCAAGACCAAGCTGGTGCCGGGCAAGGCCTTTGTCTATTTGCGGCGCAATCTGACACCGGTGGAGCAGCAGGCGGTCAACGACCTGGGCATCCCCGGCCTGCATTTCGAGCGCTCGGAGCGTCGGGTCTATCCGGCCGGGCGGCTGGTGGCCCATGTGGTGGGGGCAACCGACATTGACAACCGCGGCATCGCGGGCCTGGAAAAGTCGTTCGACACCGCGCTGACCTCGGGTCAGGGGGCGTTGCACCTGTCCTTGGATCTGCGCCTTCAACATGCCGCCCACCAGGTTTTGAGTGATGCCATTACGCGTTTCGAGGCCCAAGGCGGCGCCGCCTTGGTGATGGACGCTCGCACGGCCGAGGTCCTGGCCATGGTGTCGTTGCCAGACTATGAACCGGAAAAGATCGGCGAAACCACCGAAGATGCCCGGTTCAATCGAGCCACACTCGGCGTTTATGAGTTGGGATCGGTGTTCAAGGTGTTCAATACCGCCATGGCCATTGATGCGGGCATGCGGATCACGGAGAGCTTCGACGCGGCCAATCCCATCCGCATTTCGCGCTTTACCATCACCGACTTTCACCCGGAGGGGCGCTGGCTGACGGTGCCCGAGATTTTGGAGCATTCCTCCAACATCGGCTCGGCGCGCATGGCCATGGTGGTGGGCACCGAGCGCCAGCAGGAATTTCTCGCGCGCATGGGGCTGCTGGAGCCCCTTCCCTTCGAGTTGCCCGAGGTCGGTCGGCCCCTGGTGCCCAAGGTCTGGCGCGAGATCAATACCATGACCATCTCGTTTGGCCATGGGCTCTCGGTTACGCCCTTGCACCTGATCACCGGGGTCTCGGCCCTGCTCAACGGCGGCCTTTACCATGCGCCGACCCTGCTCAAGACCGATCCCAACGCACCCCCCGAGGGACGCCGGGTCTTTTCAGAGGCCAACTCGATCCGCATGCGAGCCATGATGCGCTTGGTCGTCGAGGCGGGCTCGGGCAAGTCGGCGGACATCAAGGGCTATTATGTGGGCGGCAAGACCGGCTCGGCCGAAAAGCAGCTGCGCGGCGGCGGCTATGCCAAGGATGCGGTCTTGACCTCGTTCGTCGCCGGCTTCCCCATCACCGACCCGCGCTACATCGTTTTGGTGGTGCTCGACGACCCCAAGGCGGTCAAAGGCACCTACGGCTTTCGCACCGCCGGCTGGAACGCCACCCCGGCCGCTGGCAAACTGATCGCCGAAATCGCGCCGATCCTGGGGGTGGCCCCGGTTTATACGTCGCCGGCCGGGGCCTTTGACCCGACCCTGATCCGCCAGGTGGGGCTCAAGCTTGATGACGCCACGGAGGACAAGCATCTTGCGGCTCGCTGA
- the ftsL gene encoding cell division protein FtsL has protein sequence MIRASHLVWGALIMTVGTGLFLVANEVGAREKELARLYADIRRTTESLHVLRAEWSYLNDPSRLERLASTHLGLEPVRPEQYVSVNQLPLPPAETGEGLPASLPGGKGGRHPERPVGQVPERPRHPHAARQAGGSGRF, from the coding sequence ATGATCCGCGCCAGCCATCTGGTCTGGGGTGCCCTGATCATGACCGTGGGCACCGGGCTGTTTCTGGTCGCCAACGAGGTCGGCGCGCGCGAAAAGGAACTCGCGCGGCTGTACGCCGACATTCGTCGCACGACCGAATCTTTACATGTTTTGCGTGCCGAATGGAGCTACCTCAATGATCCATCGCGCCTGGAGCGCTTGGCGAGCACCCACCTGGGGCTCGAACCGGTCCGCCCTGAGCAATATGTCAGCGTGAACCAGTTGCCGTTGCCGCCCGCCGAGACTGGCGAGGGCCTGCCGGCCTCCCTCCCCGGCGGCAAGGGGGGGCGCCACCCGGAGCGCCCCGTCGGCCAAGTCCCTGAGCGCCCACGCCACCCCCACGCCGCGCGGCAAGCCGGCGGCTCGGGGCGCTTCTGA
- the rsmH gene encoding 16S rRNA (cytosine(1402)-N(4))-methyltransferase RsmH produces the protein MSQTVTAPDSRPDLPSPLHIPVLRDEAIDALEVRDGGIYVDGTFGAGGYSVSMLTRAACTVWAIDRDPEARARAAALESRFPGRFTLLAGCFGAMEDLLAAHGVTRVDGIALDLGVSSMQIDQPERGFSFRFDGPLDMRMSASGPSAADLVNTLDEAVLADIFYHLGEERHARRVARVVVERRCDTPFTRTGQLAEAVRAVVRKSGDGLDPATRTFQALRVAVNDELGELTRGLTAAERLLTPGGRLAVVSFHSLEDRLVKSFLRGRAGERAGISRHLPDAAVLGPEPTFTLVSRRAIQPGEAEARHNPRARSARLRVGERTAHPAWPVGEPQSSLVPGALTGILAQGRWGDDA, from the coding sequence ATGAGCCAGACCGTCACGGCCCCGGACTCTCGCCCTGATCTGCCAAGCCCGCTGCACATTCCTGTTTTGCGCGATGAAGCCATCGACGCCCTCGAGGTGCGCGATGGCGGCATTTACGTCGATGGCACCTTCGGCGCGGGCGGCTATAGCGTGTCGATGCTGACGCGCGCGGCTTGCACGGTCTGGGCCATTGATCGTGACCCCGAGGCCCGTGCCCGAGCCGCCGCCCTGGAAAGCCGCTTTCCCGGTCGGTTCACCTTGCTGGCCGGCTGCTTCGGCGCCATGGAAGATCTGCTGGCGGCCCATGGGGTCACCCGGGTGGACGGCATCGCCTTGGACCTTGGGGTGTCGTCGATGCAGATCGACCAGCCCGAGCGCGGTTTTTCCTTCCGCTTCGATGGCCCGCTCGACATGCGCATGAGCGCCAGCGGTCCCAGCGCCGCCGACCTCGTCAATACCTTGGACGAGGCGGTCCTCGCCGACATCTTTTATCACCTGGGCGAGGAGCGTCACGCCCGGCGGGTAGCCCGCGTTGTGGTGGAACGCCGGTGCGACACCCCGTTCACCCGCACCGGCCAGTTGGCCGAGGCGGTGCGCGCCGTGGTGCGCAAGAGCGGCGATGGCCTTGATCCCGCCACCCGGACGTTCCAGGCCTTGCGGGTTGCGGTCAACGACGAACTGGGGGAACTGACCCGGGGCCTGACCGCCGCCGAGCGCCTGCTAACCCCCGGGGGCCGGCTGGCGGTGGTCTCGTTCCATTCGCTGGAAGACCGACTGGTCAAAAGCTTCTTGCGCGGGCGCGCCGGCGAGCGCGCCGGGATCAGCCGCCACCTGCCAGACGCGGCGGTCCTGGGGCCCGAGCCGACCTTTACCTTGGTCTCGCGGCGGGCGATCCAGCCCGGCGAGGCCGAGGCCCGCCACAATCCCCGGGCTCGCTCGGCCCGCCTGCGCGTGGGCGAACGCACAGCCCACCCGGCGTGGCCGGTCGGCGAGCCCCAGTCTTCTCTCGTTCCGGGAGCCCTGACGGGGATCCTGGCCCAAGGCCGTTGGGGAGACGATGCATGA
- a CDS encoding division/cell wall cluster transcriptional repressor MraZ: MRPFIGTYENKVDQKGRVSVPAKFRAVLQAEGYASIVVRPDPERGCIEGYGMDRLERLSDLTPDIVDLDDPQAAPVYQILAESEELSFDPNGRVLIPVPLLEAAGLGETAVFVGLGRVFQIWNPQAYTAFRAQKLRPAASGPAKGATP, translated from the coding sequence ATGCGGCCTTTCATCGGCACATACGAAAACAAGGTGGATCAGAAAGGACGGGTGTCCGTTCCCGCCAAGTTTCGTGCCGTGCTGCAGGCCGAGGGGTACGCAAGCATCGTCGTGCGGCCCGACCCGGAAAGAGGGTGCATCGAGGGATATGGCATGGATCGTCTGGAGCGCCTTTCGGACCTAACCCCTGACATCGTGGATCTCGACGATCCGCAGGCAGCACCCGTGTATCAAATCCTGGCCGAGTCCGAGGAGCTTTCCTTTGACCCGAACGGCCGCGTGCTGATCCCGGTGCCGCTCCTGGAAGCGGCGGGCCTTGGCGAGACGGCTGTTTTTGTCGGCCTGGGTCGGGTGTTCCAAATCTGGAACCCGCAGGCCTACACCGCTTTTCGCGCCCAAAAGCTGCGTCCGGCAGCGTCTGGCCCGGCAAAGGGGGCGACACCATGA
- the trpB gene encoding tryptophan synthase subunit beta: protein MTQTLNTFRSGPDERGRFGPFGGRYVAETLMPLILDLEKAWDSAKNDPAFQAELDGYLKSYVGRPSPLTLAQRLTEALGGARIYFKREDLNHTGAHKVNNCMGQILLARRMGKTRIIAETGAGQHGVATATVCALFGLQCVVYMGATDMARQAPNVFRMKLLGAEVRPVTSGSGTLKDAMNEALRDWVTNVASTYYLIGTAAGPHPYPAMVRDLQKIIGEETRAQIQAVEGRLPDTVVACVGGGSNAIGMFHPFLDDPSVRLIGVEAAGEGLDKRHACSMAGGRPGVLHGNRTYLLQDADGQITEAHSLSAGLDYPGVGPEHAWLKDVGRVEYVPITDDEAVDAFQRVTRLEGIIPALESSHAVAHVLKIAPALPRDHLVVVSMSGRGDKDIATVAKAMGAEALLKEIAS from the coding sequence ATGACTCAGACCCTCAATACCTTCCGCAGCGGCCCCGATGAACGGGGGCGGTTCGGCCCGTTCGGCGGCCGGTATGTGGCCGAGACTCTCATGCCCCTCATCCTTGATCTGGAAAAGGCCTGGGACTCGGCAAAAAACGATCCGGCGTTCCAGGCCGAGCTGGATGGGTATCTCAAGAGCTACGTGGGACGCCCGAGCCCGCTCACCCTGGCCCAACGCCTGACCGAGGCCCTGGGCGGAGCTCGGATCTATTTCAAGCGCGAAGACCTCAATCACACCGGCGCCCATAAGGTGAACAACTGCATGGGCCAGATCCTTCTGGCCCGGCGCATGGGCAAGACCCGCATCATCGCCGAGACCGGTGCCGGCCAGCACGGCGTGGCCACCGCCACCGTGTGCGCCCTGTTCGGCCTTCAGTGCGTCGTCTACATGGGCGCCACCGATATGGCCCGCCAAGCGCCCAATGTTTTTCGCATGAAGCTCTTGGGCGCCGAGGTGCGGCCGGTGACCAGCGGCTCGGGCACCCTCAAGGATGCCATGAACGAGGCCCTGCGCGACTGGGTGACCAACGTCGCGTCCACCTATTACCTGATCGGCACCGCCGCCGGGCCCCATCCCTATCCCGCCATGGTGCGTGACTTGCAAAAGATCATCGGCGAGGAAACCCGCGCCCAGATCCAGGCCGTGGAAGGGCGGCTGCCCGATACCGTGGTCGCCTGCGTCGGCGGCGGCTCCAACGCCATTGGCATGTTCCATCCCTTCCTCGACGATCCCAGCGTGCGCCTGATCGGGGTCGAGGCGGCCGGCGAAGGTCTGGATAAGCGCCATGCCTGCTCCATGGCCGGGGGACGGCCGGGCGTGCTGCACGGCAACCGCACCTATCTGCTGCAAGATGCCGATGGCCAGATCACCGAGGCCCATTCGCTCTCCGCTGGCCTCGACTATCCCGGCGTTGGCCCCGAACATGCGTGGCTCAAGGATGTGGGCCGCGTCGAATACGTGCCCATCACCGACGACGAGGCCGTGGACGCCTTCCAGCGCGTCACCCGTCTGGAGGGCATCATCCCCGCCCTCGAGAGCAGCCACGCCGTCGCCCACGTCCTCAAGATCGCCCCCGCCTTGCCACGCGACCACCTCGTGGTCGTCAGCATGAGCGGGCGGGGCGACAAGGACATCGCCACGGTGGCCAAGGCCATGGGCGCTGAAGCCCTGCTCAAGGAGATCGCGTCGTGA